The following proteins are encoded in a genomic region of Corylus avellana chromosome ca4, CavTom2PMs-1.0:
- the LOC132177743 gene encoding auxin-responsive protein IAA13-like — translation MDGTLGLLGGGGGGGSSGASTNESTVSKVEVVEQDFVGMSSEASSYPAEAELELGLGLSLGGGGVKAKPCTWGERGRILTAKDFPSVVSHGSSVPSRFTDRATAASVGPVSGTKRAADSVSQEGGSPTGVSQVVGWPPIRAYRMNSLVNQAKSQRAEEDKSRDASKKKIYSKTDPAAKEKCHLGFVKVNMDGVPIGRKVDLNAHSCYETLAQMLEDMFFRSTTAVSSIGSSGEKEQSQKASGYKLLDGSSEFVLTYEDKEGDWMLVGDVPWGMFLTSVKRLRIMRTSEANGLGPRFQERNDRQRCKPI, via the exons ATGGATGGTACTCTTGGTTTACTCGGCGGTGGAGGTGGCGGCGGTTCTTCTGGGGCCTCCACGAATGAGTCCACCGTGTCAAAGGTGGAGGTAGTGGAGCAAGATTTTGTGGGCATGTCCTCTGAGGCATCCTCGTACCCGGCCGAGGCTGAGCTGGAGCTGGGTCTTGGTCTGAGCCTAGGTGGTGGTGGTGTGAAGGCTAAGCCTTGCACGTGGGGTGAGCGTGGGCGTATCTTGACTGCCAAGGACTTTCCTTCTGTGGTCTCTCATGGTTCCTCTGTTCCTTCTCGGTTCACAGACAGAGCTACTGCTGCTTCTGTTGGTCCTGTTTCTGGGACCAAGAGAGCTGCTGACTCTGTTTCTCAGGAGGGTGGATCTCCTACCGGTGTCAG TCAGGTTGTGGGATGGCCACCCATAAGGGCTTATAGGATGAACAGCTTAGTTAATCAAGCAAAGAGTCAGAGGGCTGAAGAAGATAAATCCAGGGATgcttcaaagaagaaaatttattcCAAGACTGATCCTGCTGCTAAAGAAAAATGTCATCTTGGGTTTGTGAAAGTGAATATGGATGGAGTTCCAATCGGAAGGAAGGTTGATTTGAATGCTCATTCTTGCTATGAGACATTAGCCCAAATGCTGGAGGACATGTTCTTTAGGTCCACCACAGCTGTCAGTTCAATTG GGTCAAGTGGAGAGAAGGAACAATCACAAAAGGCCTCTGGCTATAAGCTTTTGGATGGTTCATCTGAATTTGTGCTCACTTATGAAGATAAAGAGGGAGACTGGATGCTTGTGGGAGATGTTCCATGGGG GATGTTCCTTACCTCTGTGAAACGGCTTCGAATCATGAGAACCTCTGAGGCTAATGGACTTG GTCCAAGATTTCAAGAAAGGAATGACAGACAAAGATGCAAGCCCATATGA
- the LOC132178312 gene encoding 3-isopropylmalate dehydratase large subunit, chloroplastic-like, translated as MINDVYISLQPYSPDNRALARECKDVKIDRVYIGSCTGGKTEDFMAAAKVFLASGKKVKVPTFLVPATQKVWMDVYSLEVPGSGGKTCSQIFEEAGCDTPASPGCGACLGGPRDTYGRMNESMVCVSTTNRNFPGRMGHKEGQIYLASPYTAAASALTGYVTDPREFLL; from the exons ATGATTAATGATGTCTATATATCTTTGCAGCCTTATTCTCCTGATAATCGGGCTTTAGCAAGAGAATGCAAAGATGTGAAAATTGACAGAGTATATATCGGTTCTTGTACAGGAGGAAAAACGGAGGACTTTATGGCTGCAGCCAAAGTTTTCCTAGCTTCA GGCAAAAAGGTGAAAGTTCCCACATTCCTCGTCCCTGCAACCCAAAAG GTTTGGATGGATGTATATAGTCTTGAAGTACCAGGATCTGGTGGCAAGACTTGCTCCCAGATATTTGAAGAAGCTGGTTGTGACACACCGGCAAGTCCTGGTTGTGGTGCTTGTTTGGGTGGCCCTAGAGACACTTATGGACGCATGAATGAATCTATG GTCTGTGTGTCAACCACAAACAGAAACTTCCCAGGCCGAATGGGACATAAAGAAGGCCAGATATATCTTGCTTCTCCATATACTGCAGCAGCATCTGCTTTGACAGGCTATGTTACCGATCCAAGGGAGTTCTTGCTGTAG